TCTTGCGCTGCGGATGGCTCACGCGGCGCGGCACTTCCTTGGTGGCTTCGAGCAGGAATGTGTAGGGGCCGGGCGTGGCCGCCTTCAACAGGCGGTATTGTTTGTTGTCGACGCGTGCGTAGTTGGCCAGCTCGCTCAGGTCGCGGCACAGCAGCGTGAGGTGATGCTTCTCGTCGACCTGGCGGATGCGGCGCAACTGGTCGACCGCGTCCTTGTCGTCGAGGTGGCAGGCCAGCGCATAGCTGGAGTCGGTGGGCACCGCAATGATCTCGCCGCGCTCGAGCAGCGTGACGGCCTGCTTCAGCAGCCGCTGCTGCGG
This is a stretch of genomic DNA from Variovorax paradoxus. It encodes these proteins:
- a CDS encoding L-threonylcarbamoyladenylate synthase, whose translation is MAQYFEVHPENPQQRLLKQAVTLLERGEIIAVPTDSSYALACHLDDKDAVDQLRRIRQVDEKHHLTLLCRDLSELANYARVDNKQYRLLKAATPGPYTFLLEATKEVPRRVSHPQRKTIGLRVPDHKVLLELLSLHGAPLLATTLIAPGETEALNDAQIIRERFEKQIAGVIDAGACPSQPTTVVDLTPMGTGDEPVVVRQGRGALAVLGL